One Capsicum annuum cultivar UCD-10X-F1 chromosome 2, UCD10Xv1.1, whole genome shotgun sequence genomic window carries:
- the LOC107859688 gene encoding UDP-glycosyltransferase 43, whose product MKKAKVVFISTPTLGNIVPIIEFAKVLTQKYNNLSATILLINIPQRPLVQSYIDFLTTTGNIHFRPLPVADPPSLDQFEATIVFLSILIQNHTPHVKDALIELMSDSDSSQVVGFFIDMFCTSFIDVAKELDIPCYLYFASPATFLSFMLHLPTLDAEVSADIEFKDSANEFNILGFSNPVPVKCFPSFMLKRHIDGYSCFLHHARRYKETKGIVVNTFQELEPHCLNSLVHDGGDVVPPVYPIGPVVDHNGPAQWHQDSWGHENVMKWLDNQEPSSVIFLSFGSMGSLKGTQVREIAKGLEKSGHPFLWAIREAPKDKRELPNDYANLEEILPSGFLESTKGRGLVCGLVPQVTILAHKAIGGFVSHCGWNSILESLYYGVPIGTWPIYAEQQLNAFELVKELDLAVEITMDYRDGTTLVSSEEVADGIKKLMDGDSQVRQRFKKMSEKCKEVWKENGSSSNFLGHLINELMAVIS is encoded by the coding sequence atGAAAAAAGCAAAGGTAGTGTTCATTTCAACACCAACACTTGGCAACATTGTTCCAATTATTGAGTTTGCTAAAGTCTTGACTCAAAAATACAATAATCTTTCAGCCACCATACTCTTAATCAACATCCCTCAAAGGCCACTTGTACAATCCTATATTGACTTTCTCACCACCACCGGAAACATCCATTTCCGCCCCCTCCCCGTGGCGGATCCACCGTCCCTCGATCAATTTGAGGCCACTATAGTCTTCTTATCAATACTGATACAAAATCACACACCACATGTCAAAGATGCTCTTATTGAACTTATGTCAGACTCAGACTCAAGTCAAGTTGTTGGATTCTTTATTGACATGTTTTGTACATCTTTTATTGATGTTGCTAAGGAACTAGACATCCCATGTTATCTCTACTTTGCTTCTCCTGCTACTTTCTTGAGCTTCATGTTACACCTCCCAACTTTAGATGCTGAGGTTAGTGCTGATATTGAGTTCAAAGATTCAGCCAATGAGTTCAACATTCTTGGTTTTTCCAATCCTGTCCCTGTTAAATGTTTCCCTTCATTCATGCTAAAGAGACATATAGATGGCTACTCTTGCTTCCTACATCATGCAAGAAGGTACAAAGAAACCAAGGGTATTGTTGTCAACACATTTCAAGAACTTGAACCTCATTGCTTAAACTCATTGGTACATGATGGTGGTGATGTTGTACCACCAGTTTATCCAATTGGACCAGTGGTGGATCATAATGGACCAGCTCAGTGGCATCAAGATTCTTGGGGTCATGAAAATGTCATGAAATGGCTTGACAATCAAGAACCATCATCAGtaattttcttgagttttggGAGTATGGGAAGTCTTAAAGGTACACAAGTGAGAGAAATAGCAAAGGGTTTAGAAAAATCAGGACACCCTTTTTTGTGGGCAATTAGAGAAGCACCAAAGGACAAAAGAGAACTTCCAAATGATTATGCTAACTTGGAGGAAATTTTGCCTTCTGGATTTTTAGAATCAACCAAAGGGAGAGGTCTAGTGTGTGGGTTGGTCCCACAAGTGACAATCTTGGCCCACAAGGCTATAGGAGGATTTGTGTCACATTGTGGTTGGAACTCAATTCTTGAAAGTTTATACTATGGGGTGCCAATTGGTACATGGCCTATATATGCTGAGCAACAGTTGAATGCATTTGAGTTGGTGAAAGAGTTGGATTTGGCTGTGGAAATCACAATGGATTATAGAGATGGCACCACATTAGTTTCATCAGAGGAGGTGGCAGATGGGATTAAGAAATTAATGGATGGTGATAGTCAGGTGAGACAAAGGTTTAAGAAAATGAGTGAGAAGTGTAAGGAAGTTTGGAAGGAAAATGGCTCATCTTCTAACTTTCTTGGACACTTGATTAATGAATTAATGGCTGTGATTAGCTAG
- the LOC107859689 gene encoding proteasome subunit alpha type-4, producing the protein MSRRYDSRTTIFSPEGRLYQVEYAMEAIGNAGSAIGILSKDGVVLVGEKKVTSKLLQTSTSSEKMYKIDDHVACAVAGIMSDANILINTARVQAQRYTFAYQEPMPVEQLVQSLCDTKQGYTQFGGLRPFGVSFLFAGWDKNYGFQLYMSDPSGNYGGWKAAAIGANNQAAQSILKQDYKDDITREEAVQLALKVLSKTMDSTSLTSEKLELAEVFLSNGKVKYQACSPDALNKMLVNAGLTQPATEES; encoded by the coding sequence ATGTCACGAAGGTATGATAGCCGTACAACAATCTTCTCCCCCGAAGGCCGTCTCTATCAGGTTGAGTACGCAATGGAGGCTATTGGGAATGCAGGTAGTGCTATAGGCATCTTGTCCAAGGATGGGGTGGTGTTGGTAGGTGAAAAGAAAGTAACATCTAAGCTGCTTCAGACCTCGACATCGAGTGAGAAGATGTACAAGATTGATGATCATGTGGCATGCGCTGTAGCTGGAATTATGTCTGATGCCAACATACTGATCAACACGGCCAGGGTCCAGGCTCAGCGCTATACATTTGCTTATCAAGAACCCATGCCAGTTGAACAACTTGTTCAGTCACTATGCGACACCAAGCAAGGTTACACACAGTTTGGTGGACTTCGCCCTTTTGGTGTTTCATTTCTCTTTGCAGGTTGGGACAAAAATTATGGCTTCCAACTGTACATGAGCGACCCAAGTGGAAATTACGGTGGTTGGAAAGCTGCAGCAATTGGAGCAAACAACCAGGCAGCTCAATCAATTCTTAAGCAGGATTACAAGGATGATATCACAAGGGAAGAGGCCGTTCAACTTGCTCTTAAGGTACTTAGTAAGACAATGGACAGCACTAGCCTCACTTCAGAGAAACTTGAACTTGCTGAGGTATTTCTCTCTAATGGGAAAGTTAAGTATCAAGCATGCTCTCCCGACGCTCTGAACAAAATGTTGGTGAATGCTGGACTGACTCAACCCGCAACAGAAGAATCGTAG
- the LOC107861276 gene encoding probable polyol transporter 6: protein MENDSIENPTKVNKYAAACAIVASMISIIFGYDTGVMSGAMIFVKKEFHINDHKTEVLAGILNLCALIGSLCAGRTSDIIGRRNTIVIASVIFLLGSVIMGYGPNYPVLLFGRCVAGVGVGFALMIAPVYSAEISSPKSRGFLTSLPEIGISTGILLGYLSNYIFSRLPLHLGWRIMLGIAALPSLLLAVGILKMPETPRWLVMKGRLGEAKKILYKVSNTPEEAEIRFRDIKEAMGIDVNCDEDVVQIHESKQSHGVWKELLLRPTPALRWILIAGVGIHFFEHATGIEAVILYSHKIFAKAGVHDTRKQILATVGVGLTKFTAIVISTFLVDKVGRRKLLLFSVIGMICTLAGLGTFLTLAEHSGGKLIWALVLSIITTYAYVGFFNVGLAPVTWVYSAEIYPLRYRALGNGIGVAVNRLMNATVSMTFLTMSNAITIGGTFFLFCGVSVVALLFVIFFCPETKGRSLEEMESIFTRRKHVEDTIK, encoded by the exons ATGGAGAATGATAGTATAGAAAATCCCACTAAGGTTAATAAATATGCAGCTGCTTGTGCTATTGTTGCTTCCATGATATCTATCATCTTTGGCTATG ataCTGGTGTGATGAGCGGAGCTATGATATTTGTGAAGAAAGAATTCCACATCAATGATCACAAAACAGAAGTATTGGCAGGGATTCTTAATTTATGTGCTTTAATTGGCTCACTTTGTGCTGGAAGAACTTCTGATATTATCGGGAGACGTAACACTATCGTTATAGCTTCTGTAATTTTCTTGCTTGGATCAGTTATAATGGGATATGGCCCTAATTATCCAGTATTATTGTTTGGAAGATGTGTTGCtggtgttggtgttggttttGCACTTATGATAGCACCAGTTTATTCTGCAGAAATCTCATCACCTAAGTCTCGTGGATTCTTAACATCTCTACCAGAAATTGGAATTAGTACTGGTATTTTACTTGGTTATTTGTCTAACTATATCTTCTCAAGATTGCCCCTTCATCTTGGTTGGAGAATTATGTTAGGAATTGCAGCACTTCCTTCACTTTTATTAGCTGTTGGCATTCTTAAAATGCCAGAGACCCCTAGATGGCTAGTTATGAAAGGCCGTCTAGGAGAGGCCAAGAAAATATTGTACAAAGTCTCGAATACACCTGAAGAAGCTGAAATTCGGTTCAGGGATATTAAAGAAGCTATGGGAATCGATGTAAATTGTGACGAGGACGTTGTTCAGATTCATGAATCAAAACAATCACACGGGGTTTGGAAAGAATTGTTGTTAAGACCAACCCCAGCACTAAGATGGATTTTAATAGCTGGTGTGGGGATTCATTTCTTTGAACATGCAACTGGTATTGAAGCTGTGATATTATATAGTCACAAGATTTTTGCCAAGGCAGGAGTACATGACACAAGGAAGCAAATCCTAGCCACAGTTGGAGTTGGACTGACAAAATTTACAGCTATAGTAATATCCACTTTCTTGGTTGACAAAGTTGGGAGGAGAAAGTTATTGTTATTTAGTGTGATTGGCATGATCTGCACATTAGCTGGACTTGGAACTTTCTTGACATTGGCAGAGCATTCTGGAGGGAAACTTATTTGGGCTTTGGTACTTAGTATCATTACAACTTATGcatatgtggggtttttcaacgtTGGACTTGCACCAGTTACATGGGTTTATAGTGCTGagatatatcctctaaggtatagGGCATTGGGTAATGGAATTGGTGTTGCAGTCAATAGGTTGATGAATGCTACTGTTTCAATGACTTTCCTCACCATGTCTAATGCAATTACTATTGGAGGTACTTTCTTCTTGTTTTGTGGAGTATCTGTGGTGGCTTTGCTTTTCGTCATCTTCTTTTGCCCTGAGACCAAAGGAAGGTCTTTGGAGGAAATGGAATCTATTTTCACCAGACGCAAGCATGTAGAAGATACTATTAAATAA